In Tribolium castaneum strain GA2 chromosome 8, icTriCast1.1, whole genome shotgun sequence, the genomic window taaatattttacattctttttttaacactatgtatttttattttacctcaAGAGTATTAGGACCTATTACACAAAATCAcgattaaaaaagtttaaaaaatgcaatttaatAGGTTTTACATAACCTTgaccattaaaattttaaggaaaaaaaccctggtataacacagaaaatgagccgctgaatccactggaacaaaccgcattgctctacgacttttagtttttgagttatgaatttttttgttgaataaaatttttcactatagaaattcctatcttaatttttagcaaaaaattttaaaatgccagatctcgttgaaagctggtataataccgaaaatgagccgctgaattcactggaacaaaccgcattgccctaagtcttttaatttttgagttataaattttttgaaaaataattcggcgcatccaccatttttcaaattaaaataaaataaattacggcaatactgttcaaaaaagtggaactatttttatccatacctatgcaacatgatccggggaatcgattgccATTGAGAAAACTGCCAagttcccaatagttttttagttatgaattttttaaaattttaccaatttttgcttttgtttgcGATTTGCTCGAatactattagtcggagaacaataatctttttgaaaaaaatagataatttaaagagctttccaacgataatacacttcatggggttttctctgatagttccggagctattgctcgataaatgttctgGGTACCCAAATCGACCAAAATTGCGacaaaagttgcaaaaatcaaaaatctaaaaatcagagcaattatttttttttctacttttaacaactctagagggttGTTAAAGCATATATAAGTTCaaaaaactatgatagaacaagtttaaacaaaaataattttttcagtttcttgaTGGTAagtgaaattttagcaaaaaaaaccaaaattttaaatctcgtgaaaagttggtataacacagaaaatgagccgctgaattcaatggaacaaaccgcattgctctacgacttttagtttgtgagttatgaatttttttgttgaataaaattttccactatagaaattgcctatcttaatttttagcaaaaaattttaaaatgtcagatctcgttgaaagctggtataacacagaaaatgagccgctgaattcactggaacaaaccgcattgctctacgacttttagtttttgagttatgaatttttttgttgaataaaatttttcactatagaaattcctatcttaatttttagcaaaaaattttaaaatgccagatctcgttgaaagctggtataataccgaaaatgagccgctgaattcactggaacaaaccgcattgctctaagacttttaatttttgagttataaattttttgaaaaataattcggccatccaccatttttcaaattaaaataaaataaattacggcaatactcttcaaaaaagtggaactatttttatccatacctatgcaaaatgatccggggaatcgattggcatcgagaaaattgccaagttcccaatagttttttagttatgatttttttaaaattctacctattttgctttatttgtaattttctcgaaaactattagtcggagagcaatgatcttttttgaaaaagatagataatttaaagagctttccaacgataataaacttcatgggattatctttaatagtttcggagttattgctcgataaatgttccgggtactggaaatcgaccaaaatcgcgacaaaattggaaaaattaaacataaaaaaaatcgaacgtgtggactttttttagacttttaacaactccagAGGGTTGTAAAGCcatataaaagtccacaaaactttgctagactgagataaaaaaatgtttttttcatttccaaAAAACTTACTTTGATATCCCGGACTAGCTTGATACGGACTATAAGTCGAATCATAAATAGTCCCCGGAGTTTGTGGCGTAAACGGTCCATTCATTTGATATCCCGGAGTGCCCGGATTATATCCTGGCGATGGATACGTATTAGAAACGGTCGGATCCCATTCAGAAGAAGCATTTGGCGTCCTTGAACCATCATGAATTGGCGTCATTGAACCACCATAATGCAGTGGAGTACGAGAACCAGAATCACACATCGGCGTTTTATTTCCGGTATCACGATACAACGGAGTCTGGTTTCCGGTGTACGCAGGCGTCCTGCCATAACTCGAAATACTGCCATCCCTGCTAGGCGtacctaaaattaattaacaattattatcaaaacattcagccacaaaaaaaaatccaaaaaaattatcagcaACCAAAGAAGCTTTTGTTGTATGCAGAGTGAGtttgctaaaagtatattttgaCTGTGTCTCAAAAAGTAGTAATCACGCTGactatatttataatttataaacttGCACATATAAAAACATGATTATCATAATTAATCAAGTTGTAGAgtcaaataatatttttttacactagtttatcaattacaaagaaaaaaaacgccTACTCTGATTATAAATTCAGATAATCGCAAGGTAAGGGAGATTACGTATGTATGCAAGATTTCAGTACGTTCggataaaaataactaaataaataaaataaataaaaattgatttctgtgtgataattaatttttaaaaaatttttttttgaaaaatgaccgTACCAACATCAGCAATATGACTCCTATCCACACTGATCGTCTGACACGAAGTGTGCAATTCAATCCTTGCCGTTGACTGTGTCGCATCTTTGACAATCCCGATATTGCCTTTATAAGGCCCTTTGGTGATTTTGATGGTAGTACCGATGATGTCACGATCACGTGACACCCTCCCACGGCCGCCTCCGCCGCCGCCTCCACCCCCACCCCCAGGTCGGGGACTTGCAAATCCACCCATACCGCCGCCACCACTTGAAGGATGCATCGGTGAACTCCTCCTCGGTGACATGTATTCCATTCCGGTTGAAATATCGGCACTTGGAACGCTTTTATTTCCACCGGCTAGTTGTAAATGTTTCGTTTTGCAAACGAAAATACCGCCGTTTTGGAGAAATTCAACGGaatgtaaaaatgcaaaatttcgaTACAGGTGTTTGATTTCGCCGGAAAAGCCGGAATGTGGACCGTCGATGACTTTAACCATGTCTTTGCGATGGAGATTGTTACGGTAGGAGTCTAAGGCGGCTGTGAAACGGTTTAAACGGCGTTTTTGCAACGAGCCGGGACGGCACTCGACCACCTTCCCTAGAAAATAGAAAGACACATTATTCGTGTTTTTCAAGTTTCAATTTCCACTGAATATTCGTAAATTTGTTCATTCTTTGAGCCGCTGTTGCAACTATTTGGCAAAATtccgtcaaaaaaaaaacataatacgAAAATGATGTTTGAGCAAAAACACGGTGTTTTGCGATATTTCGGccaaaaatcatgaaattagGTCATAGATTACATCACTTTTGCCTTTTGCTGAGTTCGTCAGTAAAAACtcaattccttaaaatttcgtcaaaactacgagcaaatgaattaaattaacgcggaaaatcacaaaataattcaatttttacatttttcgaaaacaaaaatttaatttcgctGAAATACCAAAAAATACCTACCTAAGctggtcaaaaattatcttaattttACGTTTTAGAATAAACTTTATgtaaaaacgtaattatttcacaaaatctcgtctaaaatgagaaaaaaaaacaccaaatcaaacttttttcaaagattaagcacattttttccACGAATTATACcaccaaaaaatcactaaattgaGTGGAAatagtaaattaaattagtaaaataataatttttaaggcATTTTAGCACATCATGTTTCAAATGCGCAATCATTTCgcaaaaaagcagaaaaagCTAATATTACGTCAAAAATGTCGTAATATTTCTATTTTACGGACGTTTTCGTTACTTGGTTAAAAATCACTGACGAATATAGTTTGAAacgttgatttatttaaaaagtttgtgttaaaatatctgcaaaacacgGTCAGTACGTGGGGCCctcgtggcctagtggtataagcgccacttacgaccaGAGGGGccgcgggttcgaacccggatcagagcaacaatttttctatgaaaaaaagtgtagaaaaggtaagtgaaacaacacgtaagcaaaaataagagattgagagaacacatagagacgtataaacgtaaagcggagcataaaactgacagaaataagaaaataatgcggcaaaaagtaaaagtacgtaaaggcgctaaattgtaaacgtaagagcacgttgtaataaagagaaaataccttttgttttgagagaaaaagagatgaacgtaaaggtgaaacataacttcaaattttagcgttgaatccttagatgacttacttcttaaattagaaaaaaaataaacgaaaatatttaatttatgtctaaaaatttttagttaactgagtttatttagtaaagtcccaaaaaacattgttattaaaaatcatggtactgcgaatccagtaggatttacgcacgtccactatttttgactagaaaatacacaaatttggtgatttttggagaaattttgtctattttcgGTCAAGAACGTGCTGAATGTcacaaaaaaaggtaaaaacaattttaaaattgcagaatcaacttatacgcctggtatcttttgatagaatctggtgaaaaattagagaattaaattgaaaaaaagtggaagaaaatgttttctcgagctaattcgccaatttttgacatgaatgtatttgcgttttagatGAATTAAGGCAattatagtttgtaatgttgatttatttaaaaagtttgtgttaaaatatctgcaaaagatggtcagtacctggggcctcggtggcctagtggtataagcgccacttacgaccaGAGGGgtcgcgggttcgaacccggatcagagcaacaatttttctatgaaaaaaagtgtagaaaaggtaagtgaaacaacacgtaagcaaaaataaaagaatgagagaacacatagacgtataaacgtaaaacggagcataaaactgagaaaaataaaaaaataatgcggaaaaaggaaaagtacgtaaaggcgctaaaattgtaaacgtaagagcacatcctaataaagggaaaataccttttgttttgagagaaaaagagatgaacgtaaaggtgaaacataacttcaaactttagcgttgaatccttagatgacttacttctcaaattataaaaaaattaaacgaaaatatttaatttatctctaaatttttttagttaactgttaatattttaatatttaatattaatatttaaatttaatattttttcctatAAATTTAGGCATATCTAtactttgtaaaaaatgttttaagaaaaaatgccAGAACTTACCGTGCATATTGAGAACATGAAAATTCTCCCTCTCCAACCTGACGATCACTCCCACCGTCTCCGCGTCCAAATTGACCAAATCCCCCCATTCAAATTTCCCCAACGAATCCACTCCACTCGCCATATCCGTACAAAGTTGCAAATCCTTTGGTAAAATCTCCATTTCGTGCATCGTCAAATCAGAAATCAAAACAACCCGATTATTCTCAACTCTGACAACCAATCCCGTATCACCCTCGTACCGACCTATAAACCATCCCTTACCACCAACcttacaaaacaaacaaatagtCACATACCAGCCAAAACCTTAACATGGTCCCCCATTTTAAAATACTTCTTCAACTCAGACGCATGAAAAAAAAGCGGTTCCTTCAAATCCTCATGCTTCGGCATAATCGTGATCATTGTTCCATCGATACTAATAATTTTCCCTTGAAGATTAATCAATTCACCCTCGCACACTTCAACATTATCGCCAGCGCTGAACGAATGCGTGACGGCTTTGTCCTCCTTCTCGGTCGGTAATTCCAAGTCTATACCTTCGGGTTGTTCTTCGAAACGTTCCAATTCGGCTAGTGTTGGTTTAACACCGTCGATTATGACAGCACTGAGAGTGAAATTCTTGTAGAGGAAGCCTTTACGCGAGTAGCGGTTTCCTTCGAAAATGAGAAAATCACCGTCGGAGGTCACTTCACCTCCTATGGAACGGATGGCTTCCGGATCGAAGGGTTTGCTAGGTGGGCGACGCTTCTTTTTGCGCTTTTCCGCCTCCGATTCGGATTGAGTGGTGCGGAGAGCACCTCGAAGACGAGTATAATCGATTCGAGGCAGGAGTTTGAGGTGGACTTGGTTCTGGGCCATGTCGAAGTAGTCGACTTGGGCGATGTCGTCTTTGTAGAGACCGCGCTTCAAACGCACCCATTGCTTTGATTTTAAtcctaaaatttaatattatccTTATACATTGTTcgtattaaaaattgtttttttggaaGTATATTTTCAGGCCCCACGTTGGGCGCCACATGATGGAACAGACCTAAACTGTTTTTTAACACGGAAATCGCCAAGGTctaaattttggtgaaaaaaaaaaaatgtgcagctTATATCCAAGCCCATAAACTTTGCTAATTTCTGATTTTAAGGTCAGTAAATTAGTTCACTCCCAAttgttaattttcattttccatCAGGGTGCCGGTTTTTTACAATATGATTCCTTAAAACTTTTctgattttataaatttttgacgtaTTTTGTACTAGTTCCAACAGTTTcaccgtaatcggcgtttggttTATATATCTTTTTACGCCTTAAAACTTGCAtaatgttataaatttttaacagcgACTTCAATCGGACTTTTAGCGCCAATTCTAATAATTTCCACGTAATCGGCGTTAAGAATTATTaaaccaaaatatttaatttatctctaaaaatgtttagttaactatgtttgtttagtaaagtcccgaaaaacattgttaataaaatcatagccactgcgaatccaataggatttgcgcacgtgcactatttttaactagaaaatacacaaatttagtgatttttgaagaaattatgtccattttcggtcaaaaacgtgcagaaagtcacaaaaaaagtaaaaacaatttttgaattgtagaatcaacttatacgcccggtatcttttgacgaaatctggtgaaaaattaaagaattaaattgaaaaaaagtggaagaaaatgttttctcgagctaattcgccgacttttgaactgaatgtatttgcgttttaggtgaattattgcaattatatagtttgtaatgttgatttatttaaaaagtttgtgttaaaatatctgcaaaacacggtcagtacgtggggccctggtggctcagtggtataagcgccacttacgaccaGAGGGgtcgcgggttcgaacccggatcagggtaacaatttttctatgaaaaaaagtgtagaaaaggtaaggaaacaacacgtaagcaaaataagagattgagagaacacatagacggaTAAACGAAAaacggagcataaaactgacagaaataagaaaataatgcggcaaaaggttttaagtacgtaaaggcgctaaattgtaaacgtacgagcacattgtaataaatgtagaaaatactttttgtcttgagagaaaaagagatgaacgtaaaggtgaaacataacttcaaattttagcgttgaatccttagatgacttacttcttaaattagaaaaaaaataaacgaaaatatttaatttatctctaaaattttttagttaaatgagtttgtttagcaaagtcccgaaaaacactgttaataaaaatcatggccactgcgaatccggTAGGATTTGCACACGtccaatatttttgactagaaaatacacaagtttggtaatttttgaaaaaattatgttcattttcggtcaaaaacgtgctgaaagtcacaaaaaaagataaaaacaattttaaaattgtagaatcaacttatacgccggGTATCTTTTGACggaatctggtgaaaaattagagaattaaattgaaaaaaagtggaagaaaatgttttctcgagctaattcgccgacttttgaactgaatgtatttgcgttttaggtgaattattgcaattatatagtttgtaatgttgatttatctaaaaagtttgtgttaaaatatctgcaaaacacggtcagtacatggggccctggtggctcagtggtataagcgccacttacgaccaGAGGGgtcgcgggttcgaacccggatcagagcaacaatttttctatgaaaaaaagtgtataaaaggtaaggaaacaacacgtaagcaaaaataagagattaagagaacacatagacgtataaacgtaaagcggagcataaaactgaaagaaataagaaaataatgcggcaaaaggtaaaagtacgtaaaggcactaaattgtaaacgtaagagcacattgtaataaagggaaaatatcttttgttttgagagaaaaaaagatgaacgtaaaggtgaaacataacttcaaactttagcttTGAATCCTAAGATAACTATTTcttgaattataaaaaaaatgaaacgaaaatatttaatttatttcgaaaattttttacttaactgagtttgtttagtatttgcgcacgtccactatttttggagaaattatggcCATTTAATAGATGGATTGTCCCATAAATCAAAAACCGACCaacttcatttattaaaattattatgaatttttaggGTGATAatcatttcaaaacttttaaaacaacaaaaaaataatttattttattttaaagatcGAAGCGGGAAGTTTCTTAAGTTCTAGAATTGGTTGAAAAACCTACCAGTCTGTTCCTTAACCACTCGTAAAACATCGGTCATTTCTTTAATCGGCACCATTTGTTGTTTCCAAATCCCCATCCGCAAATTGCCCACATTTTCGATAGCGGCTTTGACATGGGGTTGTTTATAAGCCTCGATGTAGATGTAACCTTTGACACCTTCTGGTGCCACAACCGATTTGATTTGAAGAGGTTCACTCGTATTTTGATACGCTAAATATTTGCGCATTAAAAGCAAAGCTGTCGCTTTCTCTTCACCAATGCGACATTTAACCATCCACAAATTCGGATCccttccaaaaaaattaaaaaaaaaaatgttacgatTATTAGAAACTTACTTAACGCCAGGCAATAACGTCTGTTGGGTGATCTCATCTGACATTTCCTCACCCCCATCTCCGAAGTGCTTAGCAGCCGCACTATCATCGGCATATTTCTTCCTCAAATATTCTTCAATTTCGTGTTCTTTTTGTGCGCTAGAGAATTATCAAGTAATTATTAGTACGAAAAGTTTTGGGTAAAATTACTCCCAGAGGTTCGTTCCTCGTCGTCTTCCTTCGATTTCACGGGCCGTGGGTCCGAATTCGTCAACTTCGTTCGGTACGATACCGATTTCTTGCGCTCCTTCTTCCCATTCATCttcatcttcgacttcgtcatCTACTTCCGCTTCGTCAATAATAAAACCGCCGTATCTGtccttcttcttcttt contains:
- the Spt5 gene encoding transcription elongation factor SPT5, with amino-acid sequence MSDSEGSNFSDNASEAGSVRSRSSRGSRSRSPSRSRSRSRSRSKSGSRSARSGSEAREASEPEEVEEEQEPEGDSLDEYDSEEDESDSGRAKKKKKKDRYGGFIIDEAEVDDEVEDEDEWEEGAQEIGIVPNEVDEFGPTAREIEGRRRGTNLWDAQKEHEIEEYLRKKYADDSAAAKHFGDGGEEMSDEITQQTLLPGVKDPNLWMVKCRIGEEKATALLLMRKYLAYQNTSEPLQIKSVVAPEGVKGYIYIEAYKQPHVKAAIENVGNLRMGIWKQQMVPIKEMTDVLRVVKEQTGLKSKQWVRLKRGLYKDDIAQVDYFDMAQNQVHLKLLPRIDYTRLRGALRTTQSESEAEKRKKKRRPPSKPFDPEAIRSIGGEVTSDGDFLIFEGNRYSRKGFLYKNFTLSAVIIDGVKPTLAELERFEEQPEGIDLELPTEKEDKAVTHSFSAGDNVEVCEGELINLQGKIISIDGTMITIMPKHEDLKEPLFFHASELKKYFKMGDHVKVLAGRYEGDTGLVVRVENNRVVLISDLTMHEMEILPKDLQLCTDMASGVDSLGKFEWGDLVNLDAETVGVIVRLERENFHVLNMHGKVVECRPGSLQKRRLNRFTAALDSYRNNLHRKDMVKVIDGPHSGFSGEIKHLYRNFAFLHSVEFLQNGGIFVCKTKHLQLAGGNKSVPSADISTGMEYMSPRRSSPMHPSSGGGGMGGFASPRPGGGGGGGGGGGRGRVSRDRDIIGTTIKITKGPYKGNIGIVKDATQSTARIELHTSCQTISVDRSHIADVGTPSRDGSISSYGRTPAYTGNQTPLYRDTGNKTPMCDSGSRTPLHYGGSMTPIHDGSRTPNASSEWDPTVSNTYPSPGYNPGTPGYQMNGPFTPQTPGTIYDSTYSPYQASPGYQSAISTPSPATGYGQSPASNNPYNTPSSGYSPNMPYNPQTPGAGLDVLPMTDWHTIDIEVRIRDSHDDPGLVGQTGIIRSISGAMCSIFLPEEDRVVNIISDHLEPVRPQRGDAFKVIIGEEREATGELLSIDLHEGVVKMKNDIKMLPLQNLCKMRKDL